The Rhizobium leguminosarum bv. trifolii WSM1325 genome has a window encoding:
- a CDS encoding inner-membrane translocator (PFAM: inner-membrane translocator~KEGG: ret:RHE_PC00224 sugar ABC transporter, permease protein), producing the protein MMKTIQNEPAAPALLDRSDERVRHDDSLTGSIRAFGDRIRSGDLGSLPVIVGLAIIWTVFQALNPVFLSSSNLVNMLFDCSTVGVISLGIVCILMVGEIDLSVGSVSGFASALVGVFWVNQGWPVVLAVLAAMIVGVLIGSLYAFLFNRFGMPSFVSTLSGLLAVLGLQLYILGATGSINLPYGSWLVSFGQIMVMPDPIAYLLVALAGIAFFFASYRTSARRRAAGLSAKSARGLLLRAVIITLALEAVAFYLNQSRGIPWMFGLFVGLTSAMNYALTRTKWGRSMHAVGGNREAARRSGINVSRIYTSAFVMCALLAATGGVLSAARLATASQQAGTGDVNLNAIAAAVIGGTSLFGGRGSAYSALLGIIVIQSIASGLTLLDLSSSLRYMITGAVLAVAVIVDSLARRSRISHGRA; encoded by the coding sequence ATGATGAAGACCATCCAGAATGAGCCGGCGGCACCTGCGCTTCTTGACCGAAGTGACGAAAGAGTGCGCCATGACGATAGCCTTACCGGCTCGATCCGCGCCTTTGGGGATCGCATCCGCTCAGGCGATCTCGGTTCGCTGCCGGTCATTGTCGGCCTGGCGATCATCTGGACGGTGTTCCAGGCGCTCAATCCGGTGTTTCTCTCGAGCAGCAACCTCGTCAACATGCTGTTCGACTGCTCGACGGTCGGTGTCATCTCACTCGGCATCGTCTGCATCCTGATGGTGGGTGAGATCGACCTTTCCGTCGGCTCCGTCAGCGGCTTCGCCTCGGCACTGGTCGGCGTCTTCTGGGTCAACCAGGGCTGGCCGGTGGTTCTCGCGGTCCTCGCCGCCATGATCGTCGGCGTCCTGATCGGCTCGCTCTACGCATTTCTCTTCAACCGCTTCGGCATGCCGAGCTTCGTGTCGACGCTGTCCGGGCTGCTCGCGGTTCTCGGCCTGCAGCTCTATATCCTCGGAGCGACCGGTTCGATCAATCTTCCCTATGGTTCCTGGCTCGTGAGTTTCGGTCAGATCATGGTCATGCCGGACCCGATCGCCTATCTGCTGGTGGCACTTGCCGGCATTGCCTTCTTCTTCGCTAGCTACCGCACCTCGGCGCGCCGGCGGGCGGCCGGCCTGTCAGCGAAATCGGCCCGGGGGCTGCTTCTACGCGCCGTCATCATCACACTCGCCCTGGAAGCTGTCGCGTTCTATCTTAACCAGTCGCGCGGCATTCCGTGGATGTTCGGCCTTTTCGTCGGGCTCACCAGCGCGATGAATTATGCGCTGACGCGCACCAAATGGGGACGCTCGATGCATGCCGTCGGCGGCAACAGGGAGGCCGCCCGTCGTTCCGGCATCAACGTCTCGCGCATCTATACGAGCGCTTTCGTCATGTGCGCTCTGCTTGCGGCAACCGGCGGCGTTCTCTCCGCCGCACGGCTGGCGACGGCAAGTCAGCAAGCCGGCACCGGCGACGTCAATCTCAATGCCATCGCCGCAGCAGTTATCGGCGGCACGAGCCTGTTTGGCGGGCGAGGCAGTGCCTATTCAGCCCTTCTCGGCATCATCGTCATTCAGTCGATTGCCAGCGGGCTGACGCTTCTCGATCTGTCATCGTCACTTCGATACATGATCACCGGCGCTGTCCTTGCCGTCGCCGTCATCGTCGACTCGCTGGCACGCCGCTCGCGAATTTCGCACGGCCGAGCCTAA
- a CDS encoding conserved hypothetical protein (KEGG: smd:Smed_3631 hypothetical protein) codes for MTEHIEPRQVETDDLTKVWSVTEFCARHRIDAEEQALLLKLFGPFATASELLHNAKRAPRFR; via the coding sequence TTGACCGAACACATCGAACCCAGGCAAGTCGAAACAGACGATCTGACCAAAGTCTGGTCGGTGACGGAGTTCTGCGCTCGTCACCGCATAGATGCCGAGGAACAAGCGCTGCTGCTCAAACTCTTCGGGCCGTTCGCGACCGCCTCCGAATTGCTTCACAATGCCAAGCGCGCGCCAAGGTTCAGATAA
- a CDS encoding conserved hypothetical protein (KEGG: bja:blr7618 hypothetical protein), whose amino-acid sequence MDTTDTLTEAMPIRRGSSRIVGLFALVALADFLIFGEMPGINLFLFALAVCAGILLLAGKIRAPSIAALLFGFSVLASAPLLEAPSLTGIALCLSALIAVALVGARLMPRNLTGLPLVFLRFTLIIPLRLADDFRKYLKAPAKRFSFTVVWQGVGLWIMPLALAAVFVFLFAAANPLIEIALRSIRFAVLLQFLDLWRIGFWMMIAAVIWALLRPRLKRRTARSQAGRAFVIVPTRNAPLGQASLLRSLFLFNALFAVQTLLDLVYLWGGADLPDHMSHAEYAHRGAYPLIATALLAAGFVLLAMRRGGPGDQSSLIRGLVHAWIGQNVLLCLSSMLRLGLYVEAYSLTELRVAAGLWMGLVAIGLVLILLRILFNRSNEWLIAANLASLIAVLYISAFIDLPDVIARFNVAHSQEISHDGPPLDIYYLSTLGPSAIPALDLHIRALPEYRTDKISEAQLIRGSLVWKFEHRPRDWRSWSFRSSRLETYLLSPAAIAR is encoded by the coding sequence ATGGACACAACCGACACGCTGACGGAAGCAATGCCCATCAGGCGTGGCAGTAGCCGAATTGTCGGCCTGTTTGCGCTGGTGGCGCTGGCTGATTTTCTGATCTTTGGTGAGATGCCCGGCATAAACCTTTTCCTGTTTGCGCTCGCCGTCTGCGCCGGAATTCTACTTTTGGCCGGGAAGATCCGCGCGCCGTCAATCGCTGCTCTCCTGTTTGGTTTTTCGGTTCTGGCATCGGCACCTCTACTGGAAGCCCCCTCACTAACCGGCATCGCCCTTTGCCTCAGCGCGCTGATAGCGGTTGCTCTCGTCGGCGCCAGGCTTATGCCTCGCAATCTGACCGGTCTACCGCTGGTGTTTCTCCGTTTCACTCTCATCATTCCCTTGCGGCTTGCCGACGATTTTAGGAAATATCTCAAGGCGCCGGCCAAACGTTTCTCCTTCACCGTCGTTTGGCAGGGCGTCGGCCTCTGGATCATGCCGCTCGCTCTCGCCGCAGTCTTCGTGTTCCTCTTTGCAGCGGCGAACCCACTTATCGAGATCGCGTTGCGCAGTATCCGTTTTGCCGTTCTGTTGCAGTTTCTCGACCTGTGGCGGATCGGCTTCTGGATGATGATCGCCGCTGTGATCTGGGCGCTATTGCGGCCGCGCCTGAAGCGTCGCACTGCGAGGTCGCAAGCCGGCAGGGCGTTCGTCATCGTGCCGACCAGGAATGCACCGCTCGGCCAGGCCTCCCTGCTGCGGTCGCTGTTCCTCTTCAACGCCCTCTTTGCCGTGCAGACACTTCTCGATCTCGTCTATCTCTGGGGCGGCGCAGACCTGCCCGATCACATGAGCCATGCCGAATATGCTCATCGCGGCGCCTATCCGCTGATTGCGACGGCGCTTCTGGCCGCCGGTTTTGTTCTCCTCGCCATGCGTCGCGGCGGCCCCGGCGATCAAAGTTCGCTGATCCGCGGCCTCGTCCACGCCTGGATCGGCCAGAACGTCCTTCTCTGCCTGTCCTCGATGCTGCGGCTTGGACTTTACGTCGAGGCCTATTCGCTGACGGAACTGCGCGTTGCCGCCGGTCTCTGGATGGGCCTCGTCGCTATCGGCCTTGTCTTGATCCTGCTGCGCATTCTGTTCAACCGATCCAACGAGTGGCTGATCGCCGCCAACCTCGCTTCCCTGATTGCCGTGCTCTATATCAGTGCCTTCATTGATCTCCCTGATGTCATCGCCCGCTTCAATGTCGCCCACAGCCAGGAGATCAGCCACGATGGCCCGCCGCTCGATATTTATTATCTCTCCACGCTTGGCCCTTCCGCCATTCCGGCCCTTGATCTCCATATCCGCGCGCTACCGGAATACAGAACCGACAAGATCAGCGAAGCACAGCTTATCCGGGGCTCGCTCGTCTGGAAATTCGAGCATCGCCCCCGCGACTGGCGGAGCTGGAGTTTTCGTTCTTCGCGGCTGGAGACCTATCTTCTGTCTCCTGCCGCCATTGCAAGATAG
- a CDS encoding short-chain dehydrogenase/reductase SDR (PFAM: short-chain dehydrogenase/reductase SDR; KR domain protein; Male sterility domain; NAD-dependent epimerase/dehydratase~KEGG: ret:RHE_PC00222 short chain dehydrogenase/reductase family oxidoreductase) — MIFDRFRLNGQVALVTGGTRGIGLAIAEALGEAGAKVIITGRTRNLAAEDQLSRVGVDCDFIAVDLMKESAADELVAETLSRAGRLDILVNNAGIAIHGDSGEFSDAIWREIMTVNVDAVFRACRAALAPMRRQGGGAILNIGSISGIVSNIPQNQVAYNTSKAAVHMMTKSLASEVAAENIRVNAIAPGYIETDLSRGGIDNPDWFPTWRSMTPMGRVGQPEEVAGAALFLCSAAASYVTGEVLVIDGGYTTR; from the coding sequence ATGATCTTCGACAGATTTCGCCTGAACGGACAGGTGGCGCTGGTGACCGGCGGCACGCGCGGCATCGGGCTTGCCATCGCCGAGGCGCTCGGCGAGGCGGGCGCCAAAGTCATCATCACGGGCAGAACCCGCAATCTGGCCGCGGAAGACCAGCTCTCCAGGGTCGGCGTCGATTGCGATTTCATCGCCGTCGACCTGATGAAGGAAAGCGCTGCCGACGAACTCGTCGCTGAGACTCTTTCGCGGGCGGGGCGGCTCGACATCCTCGTCAACAATGCCGGCATCGCCATTCACGGCGACAGCGGCGAATTCTCCGATGCCATCTGGCGCGAAATCATGACGGTTAACGTCGACGCCGTCTTTCGCGCCTGCCGCGCCGCATTAGCACCGATGCGGCGCCAAGGCGGCGGCGCCATCCTCAATATCGGCTCGATATCGGGCATCGTGTCCAACATTCCCCAGAACCAGGTCGCCTATAACACCTCGAAGGCGGCGGTCCACATGATGACGAAGAGCCTCGCCAGCGAGGTTGCCGCTGAAAACATCCGCGTCAACGCCATCGCCCCCGGCTATATCGAGACCGATCTGTCGCGCGGCGGCATCGACAATCCCGACTGGTTCCCGACCTGGCGCAGCATGACCCCGATGGGACGCGTCGGGCAGCCGGAGGAGGTGGCGGGTGCCGCATTGTTCCTCTGCTCGGCGGCAGCAAGTTATGTCACCGGCGAAGTGCTGGTTATCGACGGCGGTTATACAACGCGCTGA
- a CDS encoding conserved hypothetical protein (KEGG: hypothetical protein), producing MNNTHTATVVAAANPREDIEAVRSAPRNWKPFPCLLTRRELQALIAEQLG from the coding sequence TTGAACAACACACATACAGCCACCGTGGTTGCGGCGGCGAATCCGCGTGAGGATATCGAGGCTGTCCGCAGTGCTCCCAGGAACTGGAAGCCGTTTCCCTGCCTTCTCACCCGCCGCGAATTGCAGGCTCTGATCGCCGAGCAGCTCGGCTGA
- a CDS encoding autoaggregation protein (KEGG: ret:RHE_PC00209 autoaggregation protein) — protein sequence MASPIHATDDSATFKETDIISGNLLSNDSSDNGHLFLRAFDGASVGAKAGNSQVTEIQGDYGTFFVKPDGSYTYVLSDAAKIGFANGESYQEKVSYKISDGSGHTDVGLFTLNIQGVTQVKPIAVDDHYSFNEGSAIGGNVLDNDIAGDNGKLFLRQFDGTNVSAKSGLDAVTDIVGDHGIFHVKPNGEFTYTLTEDLAAGQNVTETVQYYKISDGEGHTDAGILTLNITGTDAHLA from the coding sequence ATGGCTTCGCCGATACATGCAACTGATGATAGTGCAACTTTCAAAGAAACCGATATTATTTCCGGAAATCTGCTTTCCAACGATTCATCCGACAACGGCCATCTCTTCCTGCGCGCCTTCGATGGCGCGAGCGTTGGCGCCAAGGCCGGCAACAGCCAGGTCACCGAGATCCAGGGCGACTACGGCACCTTCTTCGTTAAGCCGGATGGCAGCTACACCTATGTCCTCAGCGACGCTGCCAAGATTGGCTTTGCCAACGGCGAATCGTACCAGGAGAAGGTTTCCTACAAGATTTCCGACGGCAGCGGTCATACCGATGTCGGCCTCTTCACCCTGAACATCCAGGGCGTAACCCAGGTAAAGCCGATTGCTGTCGACGACCACTACAGCTTCAACGAAGGTAGCGCCATCGGCGGCAACGTTCTGGACAACGACATTGCCGGCGACAACGGCAAGCTCTTCCTCCGTCAGTTCGACGGCACGAACGTCAGCGCCAAAAGCGGCCTCGACGCTGTTACCGACATCGTCGGCGACCATGGCATCTTCCACGTCAAGCCGAATGGCGAATTCACCTATACGCTGACGGAAGACCTGGCTGCCGGCCAGAACGTCACGGAAACCGTCCAGTACTACAAGATCTCCGATGGCGAAGGCCACACGGACGCTGGCATTCTGACGCTCAACATCACGGGCACCGACGCGCATCTTGCTTGA
- a CDS encoding Glyoxalase/bleomycin resistance protein/dioxygenase (PFAM: Glyoxalase/bleomycin resistance protein/dioxygenase; 3-demethylubiquinone-9 3-methyltransferase~KEGG: hypothetical protein), which produces MQLANYLFFANGCEQALAFYTECGLGQVTQLKRHGADGMSAAPEAMRGKVMHARFEGPDVLFFASDNHDAEPMRGSAHMLIMEDRDSTASLFARLAEGGKITTPLAVQPWGSYYGKLTDRFGVQWMLDCLN; this is translated from the coding sequence ATGCAGCTTGCCAACTACTTGTTCTTCGCCAACGGCTGCGAGCAAGCGCTTGCTTTCTACACCGAATGCGGGCTTGGCCAAGTCACGCAATTGAAGCGGCACGGTGCAGACGGAATGTCCGCTGCCCCCGAAGCCATGCGCGGGAAGGTGATGCATGCCCGCTTCGAAGGACCCGACGTTCTTTTCTTCGCTTCGGACAATCATGACGCCGAGCCGATGCGAGGCTCCGCCCACATGCTGATCATGGAAGACCGCGACAGTACCGCCAGCCTCTTTGCACGGCTGGCCGAGGGCGGCAAGATCACGACACCACTCGCCGTCCAGCCATGGGGAAGCTATTATGGTAAGCTCACCGATCGCTTTGGCGTCCAGTGGATGCTGGATTGCCTAAATTAG
- a CDS encoding two component transcriptional regulator, winged helix family (PFAM: response regulator receiver; transcriptional regulator domain protein~SMART: response regulator receiver~KEGG: bra:BRADO3955 OmpR family two-component transcriptional regulator) — translation MAPRILVVDDEPHIRDVICFALERAGLAWMAARNGTEAMAAFRRGNIDLIILDIGMPEMDGLEVCRQIRKTSGLPILFLSARDEEIDRILGLEIGGDDYVTKPFSPRELVARVKAILKRSSNGAEPDRRHATLVAGELSLDRRGRTVMFGENTIAMTALEFAILDALLSRPDMVFSREQLMEAAYGAGTYVADRTIDSHIRNIRAKFLVAGGQGIIATVRGIGFKLGREIGRKA, via the coding sequence ATGGCGCCCCGCATTCTCGTCGTCGATGACGAACCTCACATCCGCGACGTGATCTGCTTCGCCCTTGAGCGCGCTGGCCTGGCCTGGATGGCAGCCCGCAACGGCACCGAGGCGATGGCGGCCTTCCGCCGTGGCAACATCGATCTCATCATACTCGATATCGGCATGCCCGAGATGGACGGTCTTGAAGTCTGTCGCCAGATCCGCAAGACGTCGGGATTGCCGATCCTGTTTCTTTCGGCGCGTGACGAGGAGATCGACAGGATACTGGGTCTCGAAATAGGTGGAGACGATTATGTCACCAAACCGTTCAGCCCGCGCGAACTCGTGGCTAGGGTCAAGGCGATTTTGAAGCGCAGCAGCAATGGGGCAGAGCCTGACAGACGCCACGCCACCCTTGTCGCCGGTGAGCTCAGCCTGGATCGCCGCGGCAGGACGGTCATGTTTGGCGAGAACACCATCGCAATGACCGCGCTTGAATTCGCAATCCTGGACGCATTGTTGTCACGCCCCGATATGGTCTTCAGCCGCGAACAACTGATGGAAGCGGCCTATGGCGCCGGTACCTATGTTGCTGACCGGACGATTGACAGCCATATCCGCAACATCCGGGCCAAGTTCCTGGTGGCCGGCGGCCAGGGGATTATCGCAACCGTTCGCGGCATCGGCTTCAAACTCGGCCGTGAAATCGGGAGGAAGGCCTGA
- a CDS encoding short-chain dehydrogenase/reductase SDR (PFAM: short-chain dehydrogenase/reductase SDR; KR domain protein~KEGG: ret:RHE_PC00223 ribitol 2-dehydrogenase protein) yields the protein MGQDLSGKVAAVTGAASGIGLECAKALLAAGVRVVLVDRNEEALREICSKLDANAIPLVIDLTDPKSVERMMPEILEKTGQLDIFHANAGSYIGGEVLGGDPDAWDRMLNLNINAAFRSVHAVLPHMVERKTGDIILTSSVAGMIPVVWEPIYTASKHAVQAFVHTLRRQVAKHGLRVGAVAPGPVVTALLSDWPQEKLDEALAAGGLMEANEVAEAVLFMLTRPRNITIRDLVILPQRADI from the coding sequence ATGGGACAGGATCTGTCTGGAAAAGTCGCGGCCGTCACCGGAGCGGCGTCGGGTATCGGCCTGGAATGCGCCAAGGCTTTGCTTGCCGCCGGCGTTCGGGTGGTGCTGGTCGACCGTAACGAGGAAGCGTTGCGGGAAATCTGCTCGAAACTCGACGCCAACGCCATTCCCTTGGTCATCGATCTCACCGATCCGAAAAGCGTCGAACGGATGATGCCTGAGATACTGGAAAAAACCGGCCAACTGGATATCTTCCACGCCAATGCCGGCTCTTATATCGGCGGCGAAGTGCTGGGCGGAGATCCTGATGCCTGGGACCGGATGCTCAATCTGAACATCAACGCCGCATTCCGTTCGGTGCATGCCGTCCTGCCGCATATGGTCGAGCGCAAGACCGGGGATATCATCCTGACGAGTTCCGTTGCCGGCATGATCCCTGTCGTCTGGGAGCCGATCTACACCGCCTCGAAACACGCGGTCCAGGCATTCGTCCACACGCTGCGGCGGCAGGTAGCCAAGCATGGCTTGCGCGTCGGCGCCGTCGCTCCAGGCCCCGTGGTCACGGCCCTTCTCAGCGATTGGCCGCAGGAGAAGTTGGACGAGGCGCTCGCAGCCGGCGGCCTGATGGAGGCGAACGAAGTGGCCGAAGCCGTGCTCTTCATGCTGACGCGCCCACGCAACATTACGATCCGCGATCTCGTCATCCTGCCGCAGCGCGCCGACATCTGA
- a CDS encoding conserved hypothetical protein (KEGG: hypothetical protein) — MPITLTVPEGLLSLEGQAQAFAGLTDALLDAAGLTGNTFMTANVIGTINVLPREHVLAAGKPIAAAFIELKLPEIALVSAETRQAFFEKAADVVEQAAEGRLRREHIWSNIIYAPEGAWGIASRSYSNADLVAAIQGGATQ; from the coding sequence ATGCCCATCACGCTCACCGTACCTGAAGGCCTGCTCTCGCTGGAGGGCCAGGCGCAGGCTTTTGCAGGATTGACAGACGCGTTGCTTGATGCCGCGGGCTTGACCGGCAACACTTTCATGACTGCCAATGTCATCGGCACCATCAACGTGCTGCCGCGCGAGCATGTGCTTGCTGCGGGAAAGCCGATTGCTGCGGCTTTCATCGAACTCAAGCTGCCTGAGATTGCGCTGGTAAGTGCAGAGACCAGGCAGGCCTTCTTCGAAAAAGCAGCCGACGTCGTCGAACAAGCCGCCGAGGGCCGGCTCAGGCGAGAACACATATGGTCGAACATCATCTACGCGCCCGAGGGGGCGTGGGGCATCGCCAGCCGCAGCTATAGCAATGCCGATCTTGTCGCCGCTATCCAAGGTGGCGCGACGCAATGA
- a CDS encoding histidine kinase (PFAM: ATP-binding region ATPase domain protein; histidine kinase HAMP region domain protein; histidine kinase A domain protein~SMART: ATP-binding region ATPase domain protein; histidine kinase A domain protein~KEGG: bid:Bind_3301 integral membrane sensor signal transduction histidine kinase), whose product MSAPKVRTKWRPTLALIVYAVLLAVMALPILIVIWFRAVEASSNRMAPAEIGALAVVVMLTLGVAYVLTRTITGPIDALIARTEEIARGGKGAIRPLESYGTREIAVLSQSFLDLAGKLVDRTEYVRSFAAHVSHELKSPLTAIRGAAELLRDDDAEKPMTKVQRLHFLDNIVADAVRLDALLQRLRELAQAETPVAEGKSSVTDILSSLRGRFPALRVSGSGDTEISVALPQEAAGIVFANLADNALQHGATLLEIRVSTDARTAVILVRDDGSGISEVNRQRIFQPFYSTRREQGGTGMGLSIVGAMLSSHGGTIRLLRATGAGTEFEITIPLQILSG is encoded by the coding sequence ATGTCGGCACCGAAAGTCAGGACGAAATGGCGGCCGACACTGGCGCTGATTGTCTACGCCGTGCTTCTCGCGGTCATGGCGCTGCCAATCCTGATCGTCATCTGGTTTCGCGCCGTGGAAGCGAGTTCGAACCGGATGGCGCCGGCGGAAATCGGCGCCCTCGCCGTCGTCGTCATGCTGACGCTCGGCGTTGCTTATGTGCTGACGCGCACCATCACAGGGCCTATCGACGCTTTGATCGCCCGAACGGAAGAGATCGCCCGCGGCGGCAAGGGAGCAATCCGGCCGCTGGAAAGCTATGGAACGCGCGAGATCGCTGTGCTGTCGCAAAGCTTCCTTGATCTTGCCGGAAAACTGGTCGATCGCACCGAATACGTGCGTTCCTTTGCCGCCCATGTCTCCCATGAACTGAAATCGCCGCTGACGGCGATCCGCGGCGCGGCGGAGCTTCTGCGTGACGATGATGCCGAAAAGCCGATGACGAAGGTGCAGCGTTTGCACTTTCTCGACAACATCGTCGCCGATGCCGTCCGGCTCGACGCGTTGTTGCAGCGGCTAAGGGAGCTTGCCCAGGCGGAAACGCCCGTGGCCGAAGGCAAAAGCAGCGTCACCGACATTTTATCCTCACTGCGCGGACGGTTTCCCGCCCTCCGTGTTTCCGGCTCAGGTGATACGGAAATATCGGTTGCTCTTCCCCAGGAGGCAGCCGGCATCGTCTTTGCCAATCTTGCCGACAACGCTCTTCAGCACGGCGCCACGCTGTTGGAAATCAGAGTATCGACCGACGCCCGAACTGCCGTCATTCTCGTCCGTGACGACGGCAGCGGTATCTCCGAGGTAAATCGCCAACGCATCTTTCAGCCGTTTTACTCAACGCGCCGCGAACAGGGTGGCACCGGTATGGGCCTCAGTATCGTCGGCGCCATGCTGAGCTCCCATGGTGGCACGATCCGCCTGCTGCGAGCGACCGGCGCCGGTACCGAGTTCGAAATCACCATACCTTTGCAAATTTTATCTGGCTGA
- a CDS encoding ABC transporter related (PFAM: ABC transporter related~SMART: AAA ATPase~KEGG: ret:RHE_PC00225 sugar ABC transporter, ATP-binding protein) gives MSETSHTPDPSRQPVLSLRGISKNFGAVSALTDIDLDVYAGEVVALVGDNGAGKSTLVKILAGVHQPSSGTIFFESKPANLSSPSAALDLGIATVFQDLALCENLDVVANIFLGKELNPFQLDEVAMEIAAWKLLNELSARIPSVREPVASLSGGQRQTVAIARSLLLEPKLIMLDEPTAALGVAQTAEVLDLIERVRERGLAVIMISHNMEDVRAVADRIVVLRLGRNNGTMLPDASNEQLVSAITGASNNSVSRRASRRQAQSQQNEEGRP, from the coding sequence ATGTCTGAAACCTCTCATACTCCTGACCCTTCCCGTCAGCCTGTCCTCAGTCTGCGTGGAATATCGAAGAACTTCGGGGCAGTGTCGGCGCTCACCGATATCGACCTCGACGTGTATGCCGGCGAGGTGGTGGCGCTGGTGGGCGACAACGGCGCTGGCAAATCGACGCTGGTCAAGATCCTGGCCGGCGTGCATCAGCCAAGTTCGGGCACGATCTTCTTCGAAAGCAAGCCGGCCAACCTGTCGAGCCCAAGTGCTGCGCTCGACCTCGGCATCGCAACCGTCTTCCAGGATCTGGCGCTTTGCGAAAATCTGGACGTCGTCGCCAATATCTTCCTCGGCAAGGAACTCAACCCATTTCAGCTGGATGAGGTTGCGATGGAGATTGCCGCCTGGAAGCTCTTGAACGAGCTCTCGGCCCGCATTCCGAGCGTGCGCGAACCTGTTGCCTCACTCTCCGGCGGACAGCGCCAGACGGTCGCGATCGCCCGATCGCTGCTGCTCGAGCCGAAACTTATCATGCTCGACGAACCTACAGCTGCGCTGGGCGTTGCCCAGACCGCCGAGGTGCTCGACCTCATCGAGCGCGTGCGTGAGCGCGGCCTCGCCGTCATCATGATCAGCCACAATATGGAGGATGTTCGTGCCGTCGCGGACCGAATTGTCGTCCTTCGGCTCGGCCGCAACAACGGCACCATGCTGCCCGACGCATCCAATGAGCAGCTCGTCAGCGCCATCACCGGTGCATCCAACAATTCCGTCTCCCGCCGCGCGTCGCGCCGCCAGGCGCAAAGCCAACAGAACGAGGAGGGCAGGCCATGA
- a CDS encoding transcriptional regulator, TetR family (PFAM: regulatory protein TetR~KEGG: transcriptional regulator protein), which yields MRYSAEHKQETRTRVIAAAGRVFRQEGYGGAGIDSLTKAAGVTNGAFYGHFKSKGEAFRTAVLTGLEELRQGIAGLKASQPKDWLATFVGYYLGYKRTCDLGESCALPSLSPDVVRADDETRSAYTVELKRLIEEIAVGLPEGEVSGQPQTRREDQAILLLAMLSGGVTLARAASDPALSKRIADVIAKAALTAIDPGN from the coding sequence ATGCGCTACAGTGCCGAGCATAAGCAGGAGACCCGAACGCGGGTCATTGCCGCGGCTGGACGGGTTTTCAGACAGGAAGGCTATGGCGGTGCGGGCATCGATTCATTGACCAAGGCGGCAGGCGTGACCAACGGCGCCTTCTACGGACATTTCAAGTCCAAGGGCGAAGCCTTTCGAACCGCCGTGCTAACCGGCCTAGAAGAGCTGCGGCAAGGAATTGCGGGATTAAAGGCCAGTCAACCGAAAGACTGGCTGGCGACATTCGTCGGCTACTATCTCGGCTATAAAAGAACCTGCGATCTGGGTGAGAGCTGCGCTCTGCCGAGCCTTTCCCCCGACGTGGTGCGCGCAGACGATGAAACACGAAGCGCCTATACGGTGGAACTCAAACGTCTCATCGAGGAAATTGCCGTCGGCTTGCCGGAGGGTGAGGTATCGGGTCAACCTCAAACGCGCCGGGAAGACCAGGCGATCTTGCTGCTCGCCATGCTCAGTGGCGGTGTGACCCTCGCCCGCGCTGCTTCCGACCCGGCGCTGTCCAAACGCATTGCAGACGTCATCGCGAAGGCTGCGCTGACGGCGATAGACCCTGGAAACTGA